In Archangium violaceum, the following are encoded in one genomic region:
- a CDS encoding CHRD domain-containing protein, whose product MHTLKALAFTSVLFMLPAHAKDPALGATTFTVYESYLSPAQEPGEESETPKLLEKSLGATAPSVPREERKSRGHGQIRFARDLSKAYIDVEIQGVNPADILMFHIHCGPPGFLGPIIVDFGEVSSPAKLFAGGKFSVEITNKNVRFVKDMPGLKPSLPESCPSDIGLPNQTKTIAGLEYLARKGVLYFNLHTKAHTYYGEMRGQLYAVKE is encoded by the coding sequence ATGCACACCTTGAAGGCCCTCGCGTTCACGAGCGTTCTCTTCATGCTGCCCGCCCATGCGAAGGATCCCGCCCTCGGTGCGACGACCTTCACGGTCTACGAGAGCTACCTCAGCCCGGCCCAGGAGCCCGGTGAGGAGTCGGAGACCCCCAAGCTGCTGGAGAAGAGCCTCGGGGCCACGGCTCCCTCCGTGCCTCGCGAGGAGCGCAAGTCCAGGGGCCATGGGCAGATCCGGTTCGCGCGTGATCTGAGCAAGGCCTATATCGACGTCGAGATCCAAGGGGTCAATCCCGCCGACATCCTCATGTTCCACATCCACTGCGGACCCCCGGGATTCCTGGGTCCCATCATCGTGGACTTCGGGGAGGTCAGCAGCCCGGCGAAGCTGTTCGCCGGCGGCAAGTTCTCGGTGGAGATCACCAACAAGAACGTCAGGTTCGTCAAGGACATGCCGGGTCTGAAGCCCTCGCTGCCCGAGAGCTGCCCCTCCGATATCGGCCTCCCGAACCAGACCAAGACCATCGCCGGACTGGAGTACCTGGCGAGGAAGGGCGTGCTCTATTTCAACCTCCACACCAAGGCGCACACCTATTACGGAGAGATGCGCGGTCAGCTCTACGCCGTCAAGGAGTAG
- a CDS encoding ATP-binding protein produces MAPHSSAETSQDIPKSPSSGPERAPGILGWLDFFLSEPLRNAPPADLIRHRVLVGAAWFMFMLAMLYVVIALFSPYTLAPGLVGVSYLATLVAARKSTRIEVPAVILLATLTVSFVGGAFANKTSFEGGVHALNLLIPAFAVYLLGPRRALLFTLLIAVVLDVIHPIYLTHHAGIPAESFQVSRFWIRHLFAGIAFLGIWGIGALHGTARDAAMKKLHDSEGKLSSIIESTDDIVVSTDTEGRLLAANSAMKLFFQKTLGMQPELGQSLFRYIHPERIQLWKDRFAQVLQGQRLRLEETYTLGDTRIVMDVSLHPILVAGGQVGGVTLFGRDITSRKEAEVRLGELHRTLVDVSRQAGMAEVATGVLHNVGNTLNSVNISTTLVTDQLRRSRVTGLTKATALLREHRADLATFITRDPQGQQLPPYLIAVSGQLAEERDTLLKEMQSLAQGVEHIKSIVTMQQKHARAAGAVEQVAVPQLIDEALRLHAVSFERLAIRIVRDYADVPLIFVDRHKLLQILINLLSNARHALVDSTQQDKCLTIHVHPAPGEERLLIDVTDNGVGIAPENMARLFSQGFTTKKTGHGFGLHISALAAEEMEGQLTCTSPGPGQGATFTLELPVKGEGVQEQVRP; encoded by the coding sequence ATGGCGCCGCATTCATCTGCCGAGACGAGCCAGGACATTCCCAAGTCCCCCTCCTCGGGTCCCGAGAGAGCCCCGGGGATCCTGGGCTGGCTGGACTTCTTCCTCTCCGAGCCCCTGCGCAACGCACCTCCCGCGGACCTCATTCGTCATCGGGTGCTCGTAGGCGCCGCATGGTTCATGTTCATGCTCGCCATGCTGTACGTGGTGATCGCGCTGTTCTCACCGTACACCCTCGCCCCTGGCCTCGTGGGCGTGTCGTACCTGGCGACCCTGGTAGCGGCGCGGAAGTCCACCCGGATCGAGGTTCCGGCGGTGATCCTGCTGGCAACGCTCACGGTCAGCTTCGTGGGGGGCGCCTTCGCGAACAAGACCAGCTTCGAAGGCGGCGTGCACGCCTTGAACCTGCTGATCCCCGCCTTCGCCGTGTACCTGCTGGGGCCGCGCCGGGCGCTGCTCTTCACCCTCCTCATCGCCGTGGTCCTGGATGTGATTCATCCCATCTACCTCACGCACCACGCCGGAATCCCCGCCGAGTCCTTCCAGGTGTCGCGCTTCTGGATCCGGCACCTCTTCGCGGGCATCGCGTTCCTGGGCATCTGGGGGATTGGCGCGTTGCATGGCACCGCGCGGGATGCGGCCATGAAGAAGCTCCACGACAGTGAGGGCAAGTTGAGCAGCATCATCGAGAGCACCGACGACATCGTGGTCTCGACGGACACCGAGGGGCGCCTGCTCGCCGCCAACTCGGCCATGAAGCTCTTCTTCCAGAAGACCCTCGGGATGCAGCCCGAGCTGGGGCAGTCGCTCTTCCGCTACATCCATCCCGAGAGGATCCAACTCTGGAAGGACCGCTTCGCCCAGGTGCTCCAGGGCCAGCGCCTGCGTCTCGAGGAGACGTATACGTTGGGGGACACCCGTATCGTGATGGACGTCAGCCTCCATCCCATCCTGGTGGCGGGAGGCCAGGTCGGGGGAGTGACGCTCTTCGGCCGCGACATCACCAGCCGCAAGGAGGCCGAGGTGCGGCTGGGAGAGCTGCACCGCACGCTGGTGGATGTCTCCCGCCAGGCGGGCATGGCCGAGGTCGCCACCGGTGTGCTCCACAACGTGGGCAATACCCTCAACAGCGTCAACATCTCCACCACCCTCGTCACCGACCAGCTCCGCCGCTCCCGCGTCACCGGGCTCACCAAGGCCACCGCCCTGCTGCGCGAGCACCGCGCGGATCTCGCCACCTTCATCACCCGGGATCCCCAGGGCCAGCAACTGCCGCCCTATCTCATCGCAGTGTCCGGCCAGCTGGCGGAGGAGCGCGACACCCTGCTCAAGGAGATGCAGTCGCTCGCCCAGGGCGTGGAGCACATCAAGTCCATCGTCACCATGCAGCAGAAGCACGCTCGCGCCGCGGGCGCCGTGGAGCAGGTGGCCGTGCCCCAGCTCATCGACGAGGCCCTGCGGCTGCACGCCGTCTCCTTCGAGCGGCTGGCCATCCGCATCGTGCGGGATTACGCCGACGTTCCCCTCATCTTCGTGGACCGGCACAAGCTGCTGCAGATCCTCATCAACCTGCTGAGCAACGCCCGGCACGCGCTGGTGGACAGCACGCAACAGGACAAGTGCCTGACCATCCACGTCCATCCCGCTCCCGGGGAAGAGCGGCTGCTCATCGACGTGACGGACAACGGCGTCGGCATCGCCCCGGAGAACATGGCGCGCCTGTTCTCCCAGGGCTTCACCACCAAGAAGACGGGGCACGGCTTCGGCCTGCACATCAGCGCCCTGGCCGCCGAGGAGATGGAGGGCCAGCTCACCTGCACCAGCCCCGGCCCCGGTCAGGGCGCCACCTTCACCCTCGAGCTGCCCGTGAAGGGCGAAGGGGTCCAGGAGCAGGTGAGGCCCTGA
- a CDS encoding (2Fe-2S)-binding protein, with the protein MSSPLVNVTLTVNGKTYTRKVPASLPLVDFLHEEISLTGTKFGCGIGVCRACTVAACRTPQAHAVPTLACSTPVGELNGQTLTTVEGLAGPSGPNPLQQAFLDEFAFQCGYCTPGFLMATTLLMERLRARPIPVDQLDTAIQDACGSHICRCTGYARYYAAIRKVILGTPGLISR; encoded by the coding sequence ATGAGCTCTCCCCTCGTCAATGTGACCCTCACGGTCAATGGCAAGACGTACACCCGCAAGGTGCCTGCCTCGCTGCCGCTGGTGGATTTCCTGCACGAGGAGATATCGCTGACGGGCACCAAGTTCGGCTGTGGCATCGGCGTGTGCCGGGCCTGCACGGTCGCCGCGTGCCGGACGCCCCAGGCGCATGCGGTGCCGACGCTCGCGTGCTCGACGCCCGTGGGCGAGCTCAACGGCCAGACCCTCACCACCGTGGAGGGACTGGCCGGGCCCTCGGGTCCGAACCCGCTCCAGCAGGCCTTCCTCGACGAGTTCGCCTTCCAATGTGGTTACTGCACCCCGGGCTTCCTCATGGCCACGACCCTGCTGATGGAGCGGCTGCGCGCCAGGCCCATCCCCGTGGACCAGCTGGATACGGCCATCCAGGACGCCTGTGGAAGCCACATCTGCCGCTGCACCGGATACGCCCGTTACTACGCCGCCATCCGCAAGGTCATCCTGGGCACGCCCGGGCTGATCTCTCGGTAA
- a CDS encoding DEAD/DEAH box helicase, protein MSRPLFNASIRDLEARFEHGGGDADVLRGLADELAHRSTKRAAQLRARVLRALDSLSVSEGAQERVSAPPEPAPSSRPRTSKREQSTGSSSEGNRIRFPPIQNAPEAIMDAWTALEVLSPPTFRRPEDLAGGEPRAVASLTEQELPWETGRDRARPKTRLYYQVVLGTVELDAATTALLSQYADGRAEWPPARGEAILALAILDREGRPVEGSAAAISSFGWGLPRALDGDLAGLAGWHVAERRLVVELDEKLRQRDEDGKVRPLDRATLTAAYGWLVRTLGLPPALCREPRFAIRSYEYYRSDSPPEPLLLNSFYLGDLAEARELFVRGRATPNLLRYVGAMAPAVRRNLLRDSAALEEAVAPGLIPPARWPGPGRHPLVLLQQAAVNLATSELRANGILAVNGPPGTGKTTLLRDLVASVITERAEVLALFDDPEEAFVHSGERTRAGQTWLHQYRIDERLRGFEMLVASSNNKAVENVSAELPVLKAIATDAGELRYFATVSDALRGEPTWGLVAAVLGNAANRNKFKQTFWWDEDRGLSTYLAAAAGTPQSVEVQEPESGDRKTRPPLIVTAENPPRNHEEALRRWRKARSSFRAALAKSRELLQELGRARELYLSLPELAKGEARAAAAADEARGAEDRAQAAVAAAREHLTVARQELTATEARLAEHDATKPGFLQRLFRGPQQQSWRSERLKRLQIKNQAAEVFERLSADVARCEQRLRDAPAECAQAERRLSEARDRYASARREVAAARERLASRFVDPGFFERDHAEQHMATPWLDATDQRIRDDVFVSAMALHKAFIDAAAKPLRHNLGALMNGFSRPSYQDERPTLADLWASFFLVVPLVSTTFASTERMLGALPSEALGWLFVDEAGQALPQAAVGALMRTRRAVVVGDPMQIEPVVVLPEVLTTTICRHFGVDPDRFNAPSASVQTLADAATPYVAEFEGRSGCRTVGVPLLVHRRCAEPMFGISNSIAYQRLMVNAKVRGPSRIREVLGPSAWLDVQGDVDGKWCPEEGALTVELLRRLARAGVNPDLYIVTPFVMVAENLRRVVRESRVLEGWTNRSSWQWTSERIGTVHTVQGREAEAVVLVLGAPALDQEGARGWAGRRVNLLNVAVTRAKEQLYVIGNRSLWRSAGFFRELDARLPPS, encoded by the coding sequence ATGTCTCGACCGTTATTCAATGCCAGCATCAGAGATCTCGAAGCCCGGTTCGAGCACGGCGGCGGCGATGCCGACGTGTTGCGCGGCCTGGCCGACGAGCTCGCGCATCGCTCCACGAAGAGAGCCGCACAGCTCAGGGCCCGCGTCCTCCGGGCACTCGACTCCCTGAGCGTGTCGGAGGGAGCCCAGGAGCGCGTCAGCGCGCCACCAGAGCCCGCTCCCAGCTCGAGACCCCGCACGAGCAAGCGCGAACAGTCGACAGGCTCGTCCTCGGAGGGGAATCGCATCCGCTTTCCTCCCATCCAGAACGCTCCCGAGGCGATCATGGATGCGTGGACGGCGCTTGAGGTCCTCTCGCCGCCAACGTTCCGTCGCCCCGAGGATCTGGCGGGTGGAGAGCCCAGAGCCGTTGCCTCATTGACCGAGCAGGAGCTCCCCTGGGAGACGGGGCGGGACCGGGCACGCCCCAAGACCCGGCTCTACTACCAGGTGGTGCTGGGCACGGTGGAGCTCGATGCCGCCACCACAGCGCTCCTCTCCCAGTACGCGGATGGGCGGGCCGAGTGGCCCCCGGCACGTGGAGAGGCCATCCTCGCGCTCGCGATCCTCGACCGGGAGGGCAGACCCGTGGAAGGATCGGCCGCCGCGATCTCGAGCTTCGGGTGGGGACTCCCCCGCGCGCTCGATGGCGATCTCGCGGGTCTGGCTGGATGGCACGTGGCGGAGCGCCGTCTGGTTGTGGAGCTGGACGAAAAGCTCCGCCAGCGCGACGAGGACGGCAAGGTCCGACCGCTGGATCGCGCGACCCTCACCGCCGCCTACGGTTGGCTGGTCCGAACGCTTGGGTTGCCTCCAGCGCTCTGTCGGGAGCCGCGGTTCGCCATCCGGAGTTACGAGTACTACCGCAGCGACAGCCCTCCGGAACCGCTGCTGCTCAATAGCTTCTATCTGGGAGACCTCGCCGAGGCGAGGGAGCTGTTCGTGCGAGGTCGAGCCACCCCGAACCTCCTGCGCTATGTGGGCGCAATGGCTCCGGCCGTGCGGCGGAACCTGCTTCGGGACAGCGCCGCGCTCGAGGAGGCGGTCGCGCCTGGGCTGATCCCTCCGGCACGCTGGCCGGGCCCGGGGCGGCACCCGCTCGTTCTCCTCCAGCAGGCCGCGGTGAACCTGGCGACGAGCGAGCTGCGCGCGAATGGAATCCTCGCCGTCAACGGTCCTCCCGGCACGGGGAAGACCACCTTGCTTCGGGATCTCGTTGCCTCGGTCATCACCGAGCGTGCCGAAGTCCTGGCGCTCTTCGACGATCCCGAGGAGGCGTTCGTCCACTCGGGCGAACGAACCAGGGCGGGACAGACCTGGCTGCATCAGTACCGCATCGATGAGCGGCTTCGAGGCTTCGAGATGCTGGTGGCCTCGTCCAACAACAAGGCCGTCGAGAACGTCAGCGCCGAGCTTCCCGTGCTCAAGGCGATCGCGACCGACGCTGGTGAGCTGCGCTACTTCGCGACCGTGTCTGATGCCCTGCGGGGAGAGCCGACGTGGGGGCTCGTCGCCGCCGTCCTGGGCAACGCGGCCAACCGCAACAAGTTCAAGCAGACGTTCTGGTGGGACGAGGACCGCGGGCTTTCCACCTACCTCGCGGCCGCCGCGGGGACACCGCAGTCGGTCGAGGTCCAGGAGCCTGAATCCGGCGACCGGAAGACACGGCCGCCGCTCATCGTCACCGCCGAGAACCCTCCCCGGAATCACGAGGAGGCCCTGCGACGTTGGCGCAAGGCGCGGTCTTCCTTTCGCGCGGCGCTCGCGAAGAGCCGTGAGCTCCTCCAGGAGCTTGGCCGAGCCCGTGAGCTCTACCTGTCACTTCCGGAACTGGCGAAGGGGGAGGCGCGAGCGGCCGCAGCGGCGGATGAAGCACGGGGTGCGGAGGATCGCGCCCAGGCCGCGGTCGCGGCCGCTCGCGAGCACTTGACTGTCGCGCGCCAGGAGCTGACCGCCACCGAGGCACGTCTGGCCGAGCACGATGCGACGAAGCCGGGGTTCCTCCAGCGCTTGTTCCGGGGCCCGCAGCAGCAGTCCTGGCGGTCCGAGCGGTTGAAGCGGCTCCAGATCAAAAACCAGGCGGCGGAGGTGTTCGAGCGGTTGTCAGCGGATGTCGCGCGCTGCGAACAGCGCTTGCGCGACGCTCCGGCCGAGTGTGCGCAGGCCGAACGAAGGCTCTCCGAGGCTCGGGACCGGTACGCGTCGGCCCGACGCGAGGTCGCGGCGGCTCGTGAACGGCTCGCGTCGCGGTTCGTCGATCCGGGATTCTTCGAGCGAGACCACGCCGAGCAACACATGGCGACCCCCTGGCTGGACGCAACGGACCAGCGCATCCGCGACGACGTGTTCGTCTCGGCAATGGCGCTCCACAAGGCCTTCATCGACGCGGCCGCGAAGCCGCTGAGGCACAACCTCGGCGCGCTCATGAACGGCTTCAGCCGCCCCTCCTACCAGGATGAACGGCCTACGCTCGCCGACCTGTGGGCTTCGTTCTTCCTGGTCGTGCCGCTCGTGTCCACGACCTTCGCCTCGACGGAAAGGATGTTGGGAGCCCTGCCTTCCGAGGCGCTCGGATGGCTCTTCGTGGACGAAGCGGGACAGGCCCTGCCTCAAGCCGCGGTGGGTGCGCTGATGCGGACCCGCCGGGCCGTCGTGGTGGGGGACCCCATGCAGATCGAGCCGGTGGTGGTGCTTCCCGAAGTGTTGACCACCACGATCTGCCGGCACTTCGGTGTGGACCCCGATCGGTTCAATGCCCCGAGTGCCTCGGTCCAGACGCTCGCGGATGCCGCGACCCCCTATGTCGCGGAGTTCGAGGGCAGGTCCGGCTGCCGCACCGTGGGGGTGCCGCTGCTCGTCCATCGACGGTGTGCCGAGCCCATGTTCGGCATCTCCAACTCGATTGCCTACCAGCGCCTCATGGTGAATGCGAAGGTCCGAGGGCCATCGCGCATCCGGGAGGTGCTCGGGCCGTCGGCCTGGTTGGACGTCCAGGGAGATGTCGACGGCAAATGGTGTCCGGAGGAGGGAGCGCTCACAGTCGAACTGCTGCGACGTCTCGCCAGGGCGGGGGTGAACCCCGATTTGTACATCGTCACCCCTTTCGTGATGGTGGCGGAGAACCTCCGGCGGGTGGTGCGTGAGAGCAGGGTCCTGGAGGGTTGGACGAACCGCTCCTCCTGGCAATGGACCTCCGAGCGGATCGGTACCGTGCATACGGTGCAGGGGCGCGAGGCGGAGGCGGTCGTGCTCGTCCTGGGCGCTCCCGCACTGGACCAGGAGGGAGCGCGGGGTTGGGCGGGCCGACGGGTGAACCTGCTCAACGTGGCCGTGACCCGCGCGAAGGAGCAGCTGTATGTCATCGGCAATCGGAGCCTTTGGCGCAGCGCGGGTTTCTTCCGGGAGTTGGATGCCCGCCTTCCACCTTCATGA
- a CDS encoding CAP domain-containing protein: protein MKYEGLNEGHAGLQRGYGENLHWSGTSQAAPPTATDAALGATKSWYDEVSRYNFANGGFTAATGHFTQLVWKSTTSVGCAVYNLKGSRWLETYVVCNYQPSGNYQGQFPQNVLPPRK from the coding sequence GTGAAATACGAGGGGCTCAACGAGGGCCATGCGGGCCTGCAGCGGGGTTACGGCGAGAACCTCCATTGGAGCGGGACCAGTCAAGCGGCCCCGCCCACCGCCACGGATGCCGCGTTGGGGGCCACCAAGAGCTGGTACGACGAGGTCAGTCGTTACAACTTCGCGAACGGCGGTTTCACTGCCGCCACCGGTCACTTCACTCAACTGGTCTGGAAGAGCACCACGTCGGTCGGCTGTGCGGTCTACAATCTCAAGGGCAGCCGGTGGCTCGAGACCTATGTGGTCTGTAACTATCAGCCTTCCGGAAACTACCAGGGCCAGTTCCCGCAGAACGTGCTGCCCCCGAGGAAATGA
- a CDS encoding alpha/beta hydrolase, translating into MSILSRPWVAAAVARAMQRGVVATSRRMVSTANARLPEFTARRESTEVPTSAGMTRVTLYHPPAATGAVHINLHGGGYVLPLTEYDDPICRALAARSGSVVLNVDYVVAPQHPFPAAVHQVHEVARWAAEHGAEHGWDGQRLTIGGQSAGGALAAAAARLAFEQGHPAFALQVLHYPPLDLSIPAASKRSTIRKPMLRPWMGDVFDTSYAPDPAVRSDRLISPAGAADTADLAGIAPAVVIAAEHDILRDEARRYADRLERVGALVEYRELTGADHGYDGVDDERARESYAFIADHIRRAVETPKP; encoded by the coding sequence ATGTCGATCCTGTCCCGGCCCTGGGTGGCGGCAGCCGTCGCCCGGGCGATGCAGCGCGGCGTCGTCGCGACGTCCCGCCGGATGGTGAGCACCGCGAACGCCCGGCTGCCCGAGTTCACGGCGCGCCGCGAGTCGACCGAGGTGCCCACGTCCGCGGGAATGACCCGCGTGACGCTCTACCACCCCCCGGCGGCGACCGGCGCTGTACACATCAACCTGCACGGTGGCGGCTACGTGTTGCCGCTCACGGAGTACGACGACCCGATCTGCCGCGCGCTCGCGGCGCGCTCCGGCTCGGTCGTCCTCAACGTCGACTATGTCGTGGCGCCGCAGCATCCCTTCCCGGCGGCCGTGCACCAGGTGCACGAGGTCGCCCGCTGGGCCGCCGAGCACGGGGCGGAGCACGGCTGGGACGGCCAGCGGCTGACCATCGGAGGGCAAAGCGCCGGCGGCGCACTCGCCGCGGCGGCGGCGCGGCTCGCCTTCGAGCAGGGTCACCCGGCGTTCGCGCTCCAGGTGCTGCACTACCCACCGCTCGATCTATCGATCCCGGCGGCCTCCAAGCGCTCGACCATCCGAAAGCCGATGCTCCGTCCGTGGATGGGCGATGTCTTCGACACCTCGTATGCGCCGGACCCCGCGGTCCGCTCCGACCGGCTGATCTCGCCCGCGGGGGCCGCGGACACCGCGGATCTCGCCGGGATCGCGCCGGCGGTGGTGATCGCCGCGGAGCACGACATCCTCCGTGACGAGGCACGGCGCTACGCGGACCGGCTCGAGCGCGTCGGCGCGCTCGTCGAGTACCGGGAGCTCACCGGGGCGGACCACGGCTACGACGGGGTGGACGACGAGCGCGCCCGCGAGAGCTACGCGTTCATCGCCGACCACATCCGCCGAGCGGTGGAAACCCCCAAGCCCTGA
- a CDS encoding xanthine dehydrogenase family protein molybdopterin-binding subunit, translated as MTDHFVFSRRQILKSAVAAGGITVIFNSLPSMAQRASGGQSGGSGWMGPPGKARFRIEGLPKVTGQKIYARDFRARDMKGWPTTERYAMVLRATSADRPLLAIDLSMLPPELQPRRVVTAVDLASDGIQLPSSTTPPDGRQKVFLAALNQVPAYLGQPVALLIFENYYVFRDASRLLRFNSEVLQYGPPRTPTGAQTYAPYSPPTYLTFYDDARGQVRFSQVKDGSTNPYSSSTAADKEAAKTRELIQKELKTAGWKVFQGTYETQVIDPMFMEPEAGLAWLDRANKRMNLVLGTQSTNGDLSDAFSLFKNHSTGPLDVQSVVLNSCYPGGGFGGRDVSVFPILMLLAAAYSDGPVRIAYDRFEQFQGGIKQLGAKMTQTFAVDGRGQLQAIVSQLSLLAGGQNNYSQWVAQLAGYCGGGGYKVPRVAIDALAQPSVGVVAGSMRGFGGPQAFFAVESMMDEIAASLGRDPIELREQNALAQGNYTVTGAPLQEPMRLAEICQLARKQELWTRRQEEKAKRKQQGQLYGVGFALANQAYGTGADGVMAAVEIDARGALRLTSNCVDMGNGSATSLAISTARYLGVNASRADMGQVEFFDVLGFVNAEQQPVGSSDTTKAVQKKGETFRLLNSSQLLRRNERPTTHESTPTDSSNPWDNPHYTKSYSMSSSACITAFQQVHAIEQASRVLFATGLFPAARKLWGLPPTNPLKAEETHWEDGFLVAPGLRRLAQADIAARLHADKGVAGAMVHALYQARWVQADYTLEGSTWTWPIDGLCTRQAGASSWRWHERKNVVAPTAASASYGRSLYSPSGALVAVEIDPPSGRVRVVEVHTFLDAGRLIQPELVSGQSEGAVAMGIGYALLEQLPLGVGGAGEGNWNLDRYRVALAGDLPLGRMKLHVLSPLPPPDDHPKGIAEAVLCPIPPAIANAVADATQRRFRSLPITPARILESLRS; from the coding sequence TTGACCGATCACTTCGTCTTCTCCCGCAGGCAGATCCTCAAGTCGGCCGTCGCCGCGGGAGGAATCACTGTCATCTTCAATTCCCTGCCCTCCATGGCCCAGCGCGCCTCGGGGGGCCAGTCGGGCGGTTCGGGCTGGATGGGGCCACCGGGCAAGGCGCGCTTCCGCATCGAGGGGCTCCCCAAGGTCACCGGGCAGAAGATCTACGCGCGTGACTTCCGTGCCCGGGACATGAAGGGGTGGCCCACCACCGAGCGCTACGCCATGGTCCTGCGCGCGACCTCCGCGGACCGCCCCCTCCTCGCCATCGACCTCTCCATGCTGCCGCCCGAGCTGCAGCCCCGGCGCGTCGTCACGGCGGTGGACCTCGCCAGCGACGGCATCCAGCTGCCCTCGAGCACCACGCCCCCCGATGGTCGGCAGAAGGTCTTCCTGGCGGCCTTGAACCAGGTGCCCGCCTACCTCGGGCAGCCCGTGGCCCTGCTCATCTTCGAGAACTACTACGTCTTCCGCGACGCCTCGCGCCTGCTGCGCTTCAACTCGGAGGTGCTCCAGTACGGTCCTCCGCGAACGCCCACCGGCGCTCAGACCTATGCGCCCTACAGCCCTCCTACCTACCTCACGTTCTACGACGACGCGCGAGGCCAGGTGCGGTTCTCCCAGGTGAAGGACGGCTCCACCAACCCCTACTCCTCGTCCACGGCGGCGGACAAGGAGGCCGCCAAGACGCGCGAGCTCATCCAGAAGGAGCTGAAGACGGCGGGTTGGAAGGTGTTCCAGGGCACCTACGAGACCCAGGTGATCGATCCCATGTTCATGGAGCCCGAGGCGGGCCTCGCCTGGCTCGACCGCGCCAACAAGCGCATGAACCTGGTGCTGGGCACCCAGAGCACCAATGGCGATCTCTCGGACGCCTTCAGCCTCTTCAAGAACCACTCCACGGGTCCGCTCGACGTGCAGAGCGTCGTGCTCAATTCCTGCTATCCGGGTGGAGGCTTCGGCGGACGAGACGTGTCAGTCTTTCCCATCCTCATGCTCCTGGCGGCCGCCTACTCCGACGGGCCGGTGCGCATCGCCTATGACCGCTTCGAGCAGTTCCAGGGCGGCATCAAGCAGCTCGGGGCGAAGATGACCCAGACCTTCGCCGTGGATGGCCGGGGCCAGCTCCAGGCCATCGTCAGCCAGCTCTCGCTGCTGGCCGGCGGCCAGAACAACTACAGCCAGTGGGTCGCCCAGCTCGCGGGCTACTGCGGCGGTGGTGGCTACAAGGTGCCTCGGGTGGCCATCGACGCACTCGCCCAGCCCTCCGTCGGCGTGGTGGCGGGCTCCATGCGAGGCTTCGGTGGGCCGCAGGCCTTCTTCGCCGTCGAGTCCATGATGGATGAGATCGCCGCCTCGCTGGGCCGCGACCCCATCGAGCTGCGCGAGCAGAACGCGCTCGCCCAGGGCAACTACACCGTGACGGGCGCTCCGCTCCAGGAGCCCATGCGGCTGGCGGAGATCTGCCAGCTGGCCCGGAAGCAGGAGCTGTGGACCCGGCGCCAGGAAGAGAAGGCGAAGCGCAAGCAGCAGGGCCAGCTCTACGGGGTCGGCTTCGCGCTGGCCAATCAGGCCTATGGCACGGGCGCGGATGGAGTGATGGCCGCGGTCGAGATCGATGCCAGGGGAGCCCTCCGTCTGACCAGCAACTGCGTGGACATGGGCAATGGCTCGGCCACCTCGCTGGCCATCAGCACCGCGCGCTACCTCGGGGTCAACGCCTCGCGCGCGGACATGGGGCAGGTGGAGTTCTTCGACGTGCTTGGCTTCGTCAACGCCGAGCAGCAACCGGTCGGCTCCTCCGATACCACCAAGGCCGTGCAGAAGAAGGGGGAGACCTTCCGGCTCCTCAACAGCTCGCAGTTGTTGCGGCGCAACGAGCGTCCCACCACCCACGAGTCGACCCCCACCGATTCGAGCAACCCCTGGGACAATCCGCACTACACGAAGAGCTATTCCATGTCGTCCAGCGCGTGCATCACCGCCTTCCAGCAGGTGCACGCCATCGAGCAGGCCAGCCGGGTGCTCTTCGCGACGGGGCTGTTCCCCGCGGCCCGGAAGCTCTGGGGTCTGCCGCCCACCAACCCGCTGAAGGCGGAGGAGACGCACTGGGAGGACGGATTCCTCGTGGCACCGGGGCTGCGCCGCCTGGCGCAGGCGGACATCGCCGCCCGGCTCCACGCCGACAAGGGCGTGGCGGGAGCCATGGTGCACGCCCTCTACCAGGCGCGCTGGGTGCAGGCGGATTACACGCTGGAGGGCTCCACCTGGACCTGGCCCATCGACGGGCTGTGCACGCGGCAGGCCGGTGCCAGCTCCTGGCGGTGGCACGAGCGCAAGAACGTCGTCGCGCCAACCGCGGCCAGCGCATCCTACGGACGCAGCCTCTACTCGCCCTCGGGCGCCCTGGTGGCCGTCGAGATCGACCCCCCCTCGGGCCGCGTCCGGGTCGTCGAGGTCCATACCTTCCTCGACGCGGGACGCCTCATCCAGCCCGAGCTGGTCAGCGGTCAATCCGAGGGCGCGGTGGCCATGGGCATCGGCTACGCGCTGCTCGAGCAACTGCCCCTGGGCGTGGGGGGCGCGGGCGAGGGCAACTGGAACCTGGACCGCTACCGGGTGGCGCTCGCGGGAGACCTGCCGCTGGGGCGCATGAAGCTGCACGTGCTGTCTCCCCTGCCGCCGCCGGATGATCATCCCAAGGGCATCGCCGAGGCGGTGCTGTGCCCGATTCCCCCCGCCATCGCCAACGCCGTCGCCGACGCCACCCAGCGCCGCTTCCGCTCGCTGCCCATCACCCCGGCCAGGATCCTGGAGTCCCTCCGCTCATGA